Genomic window (Nymphaea colorata isolate Beijing-Zhang1983 chromosome 1, ASM883128v2, whole genome shotgun sequence):
ATTTTGCTGATTTCCTCATCCagacttattttcttttaaaattgtcGAAAGGAGAACTCTGTTTGACCTGTGATATCCCTCCCGATCACATCTAAATGTTCTAATATAAcgttattttctcttttctaactGCATCATGTTCATTCTTTTtaaaagtataattttttttttctttttttttgtttttgtatttagaaaacttcttgtctttaaattttgttatgcattctcattttaGCGTTActttctttagtttttctttatatGAAGCTTAAGCATAGATTAATTTGCATTAAAATTAGCATTTGTGTCCTATAAAGCCTGTGCAAGGCTGGTATAAAGCTACTCACTGATTGGATTTCTATGGGTATCAACTTTCTATGTTAATTATTCATGCAAGCTCATGAATCATACTATATTTACACATTGATgcttggttattttttttatatgtggGTGCCTTTAAGATTTAACAAGTTGCAACTtatcaaaaaatttctagaGCCACTACTTGTCATAACTTAGAATGTTAAATCTATGGGTTTGATGTAGCATAATTTTGTGGGAAAATATCGCTCTTGAGATTTTCATTTGGCActtaaaaaatttctgatttaGGATTGAAGCAGGAAGGGTCGATCTTAATTCCGTAGGTTTCATCATTGAGAGAATCTAAGGTCATGTCAATCAGAGGCTCTCTTAATTTGTAATCGGATCGATGGAAGTGCCCCTTTCTGTAATTTGGAGAAGTTGGTAACGAGcataaaaatttctcaaaggTTCTTTGAAGTTGACATTAGAGAGATTCAGGATCCAAGATGAACACTTCAACCAATGACTTGTCCACTTTCTAAGATGCCTTTTGCTCTACTCTACGgaatttctattgttttttttatctcacAAGAACAAATTTTGACAAGTTGGCCAATTAGAGGGAGACACCATCACGGATCCTCAAATCAAAACGAATGGCTTGACCTTCACATGCAACCCTTCAAGTAAACAACTACCCATGAAATTCATGCACTGCCATCCTTTCATAGGAAGTAGTTTTCTTATCTTGGACTTTTGGATGGCAATTCCAACTTTCGAATCCAATTTCTAAGTTTATGTCTGAATCTTAAGCCGAATTtgactgattttcaaaatataatatgtgataattatttaaactaaatcggttttgaatttgaaaacaatcatattttatttgtatctaaatctaaatccgattgCATTTCAGTTTTCATTATGAATCAACTTCTCtttcatatctgttttttttctttcacgaATTGGTTGGACATCTGATCCAAGTTGAATACATTGACATTCTTGTAGAGGCATCATGAAtattttttcatggaaaaaccattatataattttcaaaattttactaaAGCCAAATCAGAATTTTTAGAATTTGTGctgataatttttaaaattttcaaaaatttatgggGGCCAAGGCTTTGATAATGAAGTGGTTTGTGGAAGACGATAGCTTCATTTTACCAATTCTTTCTTCAAATCAGGGGTGAAACTAGAAATTATTTGTGAATGGGCACTTATTCAAAAAGTCTTAAACATAATAAGATGATTaatatatgaataaattaaTTGTCAGGAAcgatcaatatgaaaataactaaaatttgTGTGACTGTATGGGCTAATGCCCACACATGGGCATGTCACGCCCACAGGTGGCTACGCCCCGCCTTAAAGTAGGAGACTCAGTCGTGTTTGTTTAATTTGCTGCACTCGTTTTGACTCATGACACAATAAAGTCTTCGTTAATTTATTTAATGAACCTCCATCTAATCAAAGACGGGGTGACTACAGACTACGACACAagaagtcaagttcaagttcaaccaGGCTTTGTCTGACTTGACTCGTATAGATAAATCAAACCCTaattacagagagagagagttcaatcCCTGTTTGCTTTCAAAGCTGCCACCAGCCGAGCATAAATGGAACCATCCCGTGTTTGAGACCGGGGCGGACCCGGTCGAACCAGCAATGCTGGGACATGTTCCTAAATGTATTTTTGTGCTTATTGACGAGTAATTAGAGACTGAATTGGCGTgttgtttcaagtttcaaacatATGATCAATACATTGCATCTCATTTCACACCACCCAACACCATAGAAGCAAACACAGAGttagggatttttttttctccttttggagTCGTTGGGGCAGACAAGCTTCATTTAAGCAGTGGCCCACATGTTCCCCCCAAAGTTTTCCAAGATCTGATTTCCTCTCCCCACTTTGTGggtcattttcttttctgcctTGGAATGTCAGAGGAGATAATCACCCCCTTCTTTGCCTTTGGCAAAAAGGGAGATGGGTAGGGACCGTATCGTCATTTCACCGAAGTCAAACACTCCGCCGGTCAATGTCATCCCAGAAAATCAGGACGATTCTGACCATCTTAAATGTCACCCGTCGTCCTTTGACGAGGGAAGTTCCCTCATTTATTCCTTTCACTGTAGATATGGACAGCCACTCCCCCACATCAATAAACACTCCCTTCTCAGTTTCCTCGCTTCCTAACTTTCATGTCCTCCCCCCCGTAtctatgttatatgtacatatcaAGACAGTTTGAACAGAAGAAAGAGTTGTACACTTTCTGAGTGGAATCCTGTTGATCTGATCTCAGTGTTGTCTTATTGGAGATCTGTTCTTTCGATTGGTTTAGCAGATGTTGTATGATTTTCTCAGAAACAAAATTCTGCACATCATGTAACTGCTGTAGGTTCAGCATCTAACATACGCGTATGTGAGTGAAACGGGAGAAGAAAAGTTAAGGCGATCGATGTTTTCTTCTAGGAGATTAAGAACAGATCTTTAAGCTATAAAACTGCTTCTTTGCACAAGCGTGCTGCTCTTTttgctctctcttctctttcactctctttacacacacatatatatatatataaaagagagcaCTTTTGGTTATCAGTTGCTGCTTTTTCCAACagtttgcttctctctctcgtacaaGATACTAAACAATTAAGAACTCACCATCTTAATTTCTGAATTATGGGACATTAAATAGTCGACCACTTTCAGTGCCTTTCTGCGCGAGTACTTTGCCTTTCTCTGGCATTTaaaacatcataaaaaaaaaattgcaggaaaaaaaaaggacaaacaTCTCCCCATGATCATGTGTAACTGTTGCAGAGAATTCCTTTTTTAATATGGAAGGAAGATATGGGAGGGGAATTTAATATAACATAAGACACTTCTGCTCCGAGTCGGCCATTAAATCTGCGGGACCCTTCACTCACCTAATCTAAGGACACAAcactcctttttcttcaccccCTGACTTGACTTTTTCTCAATTTGCTTCCCATTATTTCATCCCCCCCTTCCCCTCCTGCCTGCTCCTGGTCCCTTTCTAACGCTGCCTCCTCCACTCCTTTGTCACAAAAGCAGGTGAAAAACTCTGAGTGCTTGCCgcctctctctcatttaatgTGCACAGAAAACCACCACCCCCCCCCCGTCTTGATCCCCCACGCCTCTGAATCCAAGCACACTTCCATATCCCAGCATCTCTGTGCTTTTAAGGCTTGAGAGAGAAGTTATTCCAGAACATATAACCACCACCCTTCCTTTCTGCgatcttttttcccttctccgTGCACTAAATATTTCTGCTCCTGCTCCTCCCTCTTTTGAATTCAACGTCGTCCTCTCTTCTCTTGCCATATTGCCGTTGCTGCTGATATTGCTGCCTCCCTTGCCGTCTTCAGTGCCTTTTGGGAAATGGGCAACGACAAGAATGCAATTCTGCTGGTTTTGTTATTGGGTTTCTTGGTCTGCTGCCATGGTTCAAGACCAATGCAGTCGTTTTCTGCAAAACCCAAGTCAGGAAGAGTCGGTTCCTTCCTCGGGTACCTGCCCAAAGCAACTCCAATCCCTCCCTCTGGTCCTTCGAGACAGCACAATGGTGTGGGGTTGCAGAGCAGGAGTTCTCCTTGAAGGAAGACCAAAAGAGCAGCCAGAGCGCCGAGGTCGTCGTGTTCCTTttattggtttttgtttttgtgggtGCTGGGAGAGGAGCTCATGGATTGGCTTCGTGATGAAGAAGAGATCAATTAACAGCGTCCGAAGGAGTTGCGGTGACTGAAACTTCATCCACTGTATATAGATTTTTCTTGGGTTATTATGTGTTCtttattctattttcttttctatcatGATTAGGAATAGGAATTTTGAGTATCAGACTGACCAAAAGATATGTTTTGGGATGGGGGCGAGATTCTCGAGTTGCCATGACCTTTTTCTCTGCAGTTCACTAAAGAATGGCAGTGTGAAAGCCTTCTGATGTGAGGGAAAAGGGTGATGAACTTGTTTTTGCATCTCTGATGTAAAACTCTCTAGCACCAAGCAATAACGTTGGTGCTGCTGttgattacatatttttctttcttgtacaATGTAAAATTATAAGTCAAGAGAAATATCCATATTTTCATGGTCTGAAGATTCTGTTTCTGGGTTTCGTCGCTCTATATGGAGCATAACTTGTTTGATTTGTTCAGTGTTCCTTGAGATCTTCTGATTGAAGATGACAATGCAGAGCCTCCTTGGCTGTTTCCGGGGTGATTCCTTTCATTTGCTTTATCAAGCAACATGATGGCCTGAATGTCTCCCTTTCTTCACTCCTCTGATGCAAGATCACTGTGCATGAATACCAATTCCAATACTTTtggttcaaaagaaaaaagggatgcaaattcacagcatatataattatattatattcGTGGTTTAAAATGCACCTAACATTAGCGATTATGATTCATTAGCCCACAGCTCTTATTTCCTTCATATGAGGAGAATGTGCTCTCCTTattccttttgcttttcctttctcttcgtGGACAATGATATTGCTTGGCAAATTAAAGATCAAGAGAATTCTTTGCGCTTGGTTTTTCTTGGATCTAACTAAGCATTACTGATAATGGAATTTGCGAAGTAAGAATCTTTTTTATCCTTGGTATCTCGATTTCTTGTCCTACCGAGGCGCCTATGAGACAGCATTCATTCCTTAATTAAGAGGGGGAATGTGATCCGCttattccattttcttttttatattgttccTTTATTGAATATTATTATGTTAATGGTTTACCAAATTAAAAGTATGATGCTTCTTGGCCTGTAGCTTCCCCATATTGTCTAAGACATGCTTGAACatgttttaattaattttttactttatacTATATTGAATATGGCGCGCCTTAAATTACATTTACTGTTCTTACTTGTGTtctcaacaaattaaaaaaatgagaaacttcgTGATCCTTGGCATCCCCTAAAGTTTTGTAATCGCTTAACACCTCTCCTTTTGCTTAGAATCTTGCGGCATCTGTTACACTAATTAAAGCCTTGATTGAGAT
Coding sequences:
- the LOC116245663 gene encoding protein IDA-LIKE 2 — translated: MGNDKNAILLVLLLGFLVCCHGSRPMQSFSAKPKSGRVGSFLGYLPKATPIPPSGPSRQHNGVGLQSRSSP